A single genomic interval of Candidatus Poribacteria bacterium harbors:
- the ppdK gene encoding pyruvate, phosphate dikinase yields MPQPKYVYFFGAGESDGDATMRTLLGGKGANLAEMSNLGVPVPPGFTISTEVCKLYYENDKQYPAGLDEQIDENLEKLENALGAKFGDTENPLLLSVRSGAAVSMPGMMDTILNLGLNDDAIKGLIAKSENERFAYDSYRRFIQMFGNVVLNVDHDEFEHLLEEKKKSKGVTLDTELEADDLSALVHEFKRAVKQRTGNDFPDEPRQQLDMARDAVFESSGNPRAITYRRLNDISEELGRTAVNVQAMVFGNMGGTSGSGVAFTRNPSTGANQFYGEFLINAQGEDVVAGIRTPLPVAELRNILPEAYNELVDIGLRLEKHYTDMQDVEFTIQDSKLYMLQTRNGKRTGQAAVRIAVEMVEEGLIDKPTALTRVPANDLDQLLHPSVDPAADVEVIAQGLPASPGAAVGKVVFTALHAEEHAAAGEKVILVRTETSPEDIGGMDAAEGILTARGGMTSHAAVVARGMGKCCVAGCSALFINEEALEFYAEGKRYTEGDYITLNGSTGDVLDGQVALIQPELSGQFGTLMEWADEVRSLGVRTNADTPEDAKNARQFGAEGIGLCRTEHMFFGTGIDAIREMILADDTAEREAALVKLLPHQRSDFIGIFEAMAGYPVTIRTLDPPLHEFLPKSEAEILELAERIGIEPQKLRERVEELHEFNPMLGHRGCRLGIVYPEITEMQARAIFEAAVDVSKRGITVLPEIMIPLVGHINELSLQRKVVVDTAEAVFAESGTRVEYLVGTMIELPRAALTADKIAAEAEFFSYGTNDLTQTTFGMSRDDAAKFLDDYVRNGVLEYDPFQVLDQDGVGSLLRIGAEKGRATRPGLKVGICGEHGGEPNSVKFCYGLEFDYVSCSPFRVPIARLAAAQAVIEADA; encoded by the coding sequence ATGCCACAACCGAAGTATGTTTACTTCTTTGGAGCCGGTGAAAGCGACGGTGATGCCACAATGCGAACGCTGCTTGGCGGAAAAGGGGCGAATCTCGCCGAGATGAGCAACCTTGGTGTTCCCGTGCCGCCGGGGTTCACTATCTCCACTGAAGTTTGCAAATTATACTATGAAAATGACAAACAGTATCCCGCAGGGCTTGACGAACAGATTGACGAGAATCTAGAAAAATTAGAAAACGCCCTCGGCGCAAAATTCGGTGATACCGAAAACCCACTGCTCCTTTCTGTCCGTTCTGGTGCCGCAGTCTCAATGCCAGGTATGATGGACACGATTCTCAATCTCGGCTTGAATGACGACGCGATTAAGGGACTTATCGCTAAATCCGAAAATGAACGTTTTGCTTACGATTCATACCGTCGCTTCATTCAAATGTTCGGAAATGTGGTCCTCAATGTTGATCATGACGAGTTTGAGCATTTACTTGAAGAAAAGAAAAAGTCAAAAGGTGTTACATTAGATACCGAATTAGAAGCCGACGATTTATCGGCACTCGTCCATGAATTCAAGAGGGCAGTCAAACAGCGCACAGGAAATGATTTCCCTGATGAACCCCGTCAGCAGTTAGACATGGCACGCGATGCCGTTTTTGAATCCTCTGGCAACCCGCGGGCTATTACCTATCGTCGTCTTAACGATATTTCCGAAGAACTCGGACGTACCGCTGTCAATGTCCAAGCCATGGTGTTCGGCAATATGGGTGGAACCTCCGGATCAGGAGTCGCCTTCACTCGTAACCCATCGACTGGCGCGAACCAATTTTACGGCGAATTCCTCATTAACGCGCAAGGTGAAGACGTGGTCGCTGGCATCCGTACGCCCCTTCCCGTCGCCGAATTGAGAAACATTTTGCCCGAGGCGTATAATGAATTGGTCGATATCGGATTGAGACTTGAGAAACACTACACGGACATGCAAGACGTGGAGTTTACTATTCAGGATAGCAAACTCTACATGCTCCAGACCCGTAACGGAAAACGCACCGGTCAAGCTGCCGTTCGTATCGCTGTTGAAATGGTTGAGGAAGGTTTAATCGATAAGCCGACCGCTTTGACACGCGTTCCTGCTAACGACTTGGATCAACTGCTGCATCCGAGCGTTGACCCGGCGGCTGACGTTGAAGTTATCGCGCAAGGTTTGCCAGCCTCTCCGGGCGCAGCTGTTGGCAAGGTGGTCTTTACTGCACTTCACGCTGAAGAACACGCAGCCGCAGGAGAGAAGGTTATCCTCGTTCGTACTGAAACATCACCGGAAGATATTGGTGGTATGGATGCCGCAGAGGGGATACTCACCGCACGTGGCGGGATGACAAGCCACGCCGCTGTTGTCGCACGAGGCATGGGAAAATGCTGTGTCGCAGGATGTTCTGCTCTGTTTATCAATGAAGAAGCATTGGAATTTTACGCAGAGGGGAAACGCTACACTGAAGGCGATTATATCACGCTTAACGGATCTACAGGTGATGTGCTTGATGGACAGGTAGCACTGATCCAACCCGAATTGAGTGGACAATTCGGAACGCTCATGGAATGGGCAGATGAGGTGCGATCCTTAGGGGTTCGCACGAATGCGGATACACCCGAAGACGCAAAAAATGCCAGACAATTTGGCGCAGAAGGGATCGGGCTTTGCCGTACCGAGCACATGTTCTTTGGCACAGGAATTGATGCTATCCGTGAGATGATTCTCGCTGATGATACAGCGGAGCGAGAAGCAGCGTTGGTGAAATTGTTACCACATCAGCGTTCAGATTTCATCGGTATCTTTGAGGCGATGGCAGGCTATCCAGTTACCATCCGTACCCTCGATCCACCGCTCCATGAGTTTTTGCCGAAAAGTGAAGCTGAGATCCTTGAGCTCGCAGAGCGAATCGGTATTGAACCGCAAAAACTTCGCGAGCGCGTTGAGGAATTGCACGAGTTCAACCCGATGCTTGGACATCGTGGCTGTAGACTCGGTATCGTCTATCCAGAGATAACCGAGATGCAAGCGCGTGCAATCTTTGAAGCCGCTGTTGATGTCTCGAAACGCGGCATCACAGTTTTGCCAGAGATTATGATTCCGCTCGTTGGGCATATCAACGAATTATCTTTGCAACGCAAAGTCGTTGTTGACACAGCGGAAGCCGTTTTTGCAGAGAGCGGGACTCGGGTTGAGTATCTCGTCGGTACAATGATTGAGTTACCACGCGCAGCACTTACCGCTGACAAAATCGCTGCTGAAGCCGAGTTTTTCTCCTACGGCACCAACGACCTCACCCAGACAACATTTGGGATGAGCCGTGACGACGCAGCGAAATTCCTTGATGACTACGTCAGAAACGGTGTGCTTGAATACGATCCGTTCCAAGTTCTCGATCAAGATGGGGTCGGTAGTCTCTTACGAATCGGTGCTGAAAAAGGGCGAGCAACACGTCCCGGTCTGAAAGTCGGTATCTGTGGTGAGCATGGTGGCGAACCGAATTCTGTGAAGTTCTGCTACGGATTAGAATTTGATTACGTATCCTGTTCCCCGTTCCGTGTACCGATCGCTCGTCTCGCTGCAGCACAAGCAGTCATTGAGGCTGACGCTTAA
- a CDS encoding cupin domain-containing protein: MLIADLNEIEGRTYPARRRTKNLVGGASPIQIGEFCMGFVVLEPNGGQVPWHNHEQEEIYFIVEGEGEMCLGEERQVLSTGQTVFIPSWVFHQLTNTSDTPMKMVYCYGPAGDVAHWKQELAGTLPKAGVEAPPLPEGAAPQCTDKP, translated from the coding sequence ATGCTAATCGCAGATTTAAATGAAATTGAAGGGCGCACCTATCCTGCCCGTAGACGCACCAAAAATCTCGTCGGTGGCGCGTCCCCGATCCAAATAGGTGAATTCTGTATGGGGTTCGTCGTCTTAGAGCCAAACGGTGGACAAGTGCCGTGGCACAACCACGAACAGGAAGAGATTTACTTCATCGTTGAAGGCGAAGGCGAAATGTGCCTCGGTGAGGAGCGTCAAGTGCTGTCCACGGGGCAGACCGTTTTTATTCCGTCGTGGGTCTTCCACCAGTTAACAAACACTAGCGACACACCGATGAAAATGGTCTACTGCTATGGACCCGCGGGCGATGTGGCGCATTGGAAACAGGAACTCGCTGGCACACTCCCGAAAGCCGGTGTCGAGGCACCACCACTCCCGGAAGGCGCAGCACCCCAATGCACTGATAAACCTTGA
- a CDS encoding Uma2 family endonuclease produces the protein MKPNREEGVIRRNKIVIGMAICASIIALLAIGEKKMNTQAGDQFLQEELLPPEIAKMTLEEFLESDLEGYEYVRGELVPMPPTSGEHGRISVNLILPLGLYVRENRLGDIYVSETGFSVGERVLVPDIAFLSTDHIPADLSKVFPIPPDLAIEVVSPTDASHRVEEKAFTYLEAGTQLVWVLKPLSKTVTVYRSETDITLLTRDDTLTGENVVEGFSCQVAELFE, from the coding sequence ATGAAACCGAATCGGGAAGAAGGTGTAATCCGACGGAACAAGATTGTAATTGGGATGGCAATTTGTGCCTCAATTATTGCGCTGCTCGCTATAGGAGAAAAGAAAATGAATACACAAGCAGGCGACCAATTCTTGCAGGAAGAACTTCTCCCTCCTGAGATTGCCAAGATGACCTTAGAAGAATTCCTTGAAAGCGATTTAGAAGGGTATGAATACGTTAGAGGAGAATTAGTGCCGATGCCGCCGACATCAGGAGAACATGGTAGGATTAGTGTGAACCTTATTTTGCCGTTAGGCTTGTACGTTCGCGAAAATCGATTAGGGGATATTTATGTGTCAGAGACAGGCTTTAGCGTTGGCGAGCGCGTGTTGGTACCAGATATTGCTTTCCTCTCAACAGACCACATTCCTGCTGATCTGAGTAAAGTTTTCCCAATTCCACCAGACCTTGCTATTGAGGTAGTTTCTCCGACGGATGCATCACACCGAGTTGAGGAAAAAGCGTTTACCTATCTTGAGGCAGGAACACAATTGGTATGGGTTCTTAAGCCTCTTTCCAAGACAGTAACGGTCTATCGTTCGGAAACAGACATCACGCTGCTCACGCGGGATGACACCCTCACCGGTGAAAATGTCGTTGAAGGATTTTCTTGTCAAGTGGCAGAACTTTTTGAGTAG